A part of Candidatus Eremiobacterota bacterium genomic DNA contains:
- a CDS encoding branched-chain amino acid ABC transporter permease → MIAQEVWQYVLAGVVAGAIYALIAAGFVLIYQVTGLINFAQGEFAMLGAMTAASLASGGMPVLAAAGIAVVVVAAAGGLCYLLAIRPARAASGVTLIFITLGLDVALRGLGLFVWGTNPLSLNAFSGGSAVSVFGGVLPPQALWVLLTDVLVFGALYVFFRHTYAGTAVRAAVANPPIASTFGIPLRTFAFWSFVAAAAIGGLGGVVIAPITSATYDMGLSLGLAGFVAAVLGGLDSLPGALLGGFVLGIVEKVAGGLTSTGWEEGVGFLILVLVLVLRPQGLLGRAVRRA, encoded by the coding sequence GTGATCGCGCAGGAAGTCTGGCAATACGTGCTCGCCGGCGTCGTCGCCGGCGCGATCTACGCGCTGATCGCCGCGGGCTTCGTGCTGATCTATCAAGTGACCGGATTGATCAACTTCGCGCAGGGCGAGTTCGCGATGCTCGGCGCGATGACGGCTGCATCGCTCGCGAGCGGCGGGATGCCGGTGCTCGCCGCGGCCGGCATCGCCGTCGTCGTCGTGGCGGCCGCCGGCGGGCTGTGCTATCTGCTCGCGATCCGGCCGGCGCGCGCGGCGAGCGGCGTCACGCTGATCTTCATCACGCTCGGGCTCGACGTCGCGCTGCGCGGGCTCGGCTTGTTCGTGTGGGGCACGAACCCGCTGAGCCTGAACGCGTTCAGCGGTGGCAGCGCGGTCTCCGTGTTCGGCGGCGTGCTGCCGCCGCAAGCGCTGTGGGTGCTGCTGACCGACGTGCTCGTGTTCGGCGCGCTCTACGTGTTCTTCCGGCACACGTACGCCGGAACGGCGGTGCGCGCGGCGGTCGCGAACCCGCCGATCGCCTCGACGTTCGGGATCCCGCTGCGCACGTTCGCATTCTGGAGCTTCGTCGCGGCGGCGGCGATCGGCGGACTCGGCGGCGTGGTGATCGCGCCGATCACCAGCGCGACGTACGACATGGGGCTCTCGCTCGGGCTCGCGGGCTTCGTCGCCGCAGTGCTCGGCGGCCTCGACAGCTTGCCGGGCGCGCTGCTGGGCGGCTTCGTGCTCGGGATCGTCGAGAAAGTCGCCGGAGGCTTGACGTCGACCGGCTGGGAAGAAGGGGTCGGCTTTTTGATTCTCGTGCTCGTGCTGGTGCTGCGCCCGCAAGGACTGCTCGGGCGCGCGGTGCGGCGCGCGTGA
- a CDS encoding ABC transporter substrate-binding protein: protein MRSTAVRLGALALASFLIVSAAPPRPGVAAGEPILIGATLSESGPGATLGRPEADSIQLAVDEINKSGGINGRPLQASILDDESSATTAVNNTRKLLDQHVVAIVGSSLTQTSLAMIPLVTQAKVPLISLASSSQVIQPVPERQWIFKMPITDFHVAQAMQEYMRKRKQTHVAVIYRNDDYGKTGLSHFKDAGKNFGFDVVDAEAIDARASDATTQLTHVKAANPQAIVAWTTLPSAAVIIKGYRELGLNVPIYYSDGAATGVFPQQAGSALNGAYIASTKINVADALPNGDPQKKLLVHYIDAFVKGYPKDAPVSIFGGFGYDSVYVLKQALQRAKTTDGEKLRAALEHTDYLGVTGQFRMSGGDHNGLSVFSLVLTQIENGKFTIVK, encoded by the coding sequence ATGCGTTCGACGGCCGTCCGTCTCGGCGCACTCGCGCTCGCGTCGTTCCTCATCGTCTCCGCCGCGCCGCCGCGGCCGGGCGTCGCCGCGGGCGAGCCGATCCTGATCGGCGCGACGCTCTCGGAGAGCGGCCCGGGTGCGACGCTCGGCCGCCCCGAAGCCGACAGCATTCAGCTCGCGGTGGACGAGATCAACAAGTCGGGCGGCATCAACGGGCGCCCGCTGCAGGCCTCGATCCTCGACGACGAGTCGAGCGCCACGACCGCCGTGAACAACACGCGCAAGCTGCTCGACCAGCACGTCGTCGCGATCGTCGGCTCCTCGCTCACGCAGACCTCGCTGGCGATGATCCCGCTGGTGACGCAGGCGAAGGTGCCGCTGATCTCGCTCGCCTCCAGCTCGCAGGTGATCCAGCCCGTCCCCGAGCGGCAGTGGATCTTCAAGATGCCGATCACCGACTTCCACGTCGCGCAAGCGATGCAGGAGTACATGCGCAAGCGCAAGCAGACGCACGTCGCGGTGATCTACCGCAACGACGACTACGGCAAGACTGGGCTCTCCCATTTCAAGGACGCCGGCAAGAACTTCGGCTTCGACGTCGTCGACGCCGAGGCGATCGACGCGCGCGCCAGCGACGCGACCACGCAGCTAACGCACGTCAAAGCCGCCAACCCGCAGGCGATCGTCGCGTGGACGACGCTGCCGTCGGCGGCGGTCATCATCAAAGGCTACCGCGAGCTCGGGCTCAACGTCCCGATCTACTACTCGGACGGCGCGGCGACGGGGGTCTTCCCGCAGCAGGCCGGCTCGGCGCTCAACGGCGCGTACATCGCCAGCACGAAGATCAACGTCGCCGACGCGCTGCCGAACGGCGACCCGCAGAAGAAGCTGCTCGTCCACTACATCGACGCCTTCGTGAAGGGCTATCCGAAAGACGCTCCGGTCAGCATCTTCGGCGGCTTCGGCTACGACAGCGTCTACGTGCTCAAGCAGGCGCTGCAGCGCGCCAAGACCACCGATGGCGAGAAGCTGCGCGCCGCGCTGGAGCACACCGACTACCTCGGCGTGACCGGCCAGTTCCGCATGTCCGGCGGCGACCACAACGGCCTCTCCGTCTTCTCGCTGGTCCTCACGCAGATCGAAAACGGCAAGTTCACCATCGTCAAATAG
- a CDS encoding ABC transporter ATP-binding protein: MSAVVAGAAALAVRNVTVRFGGVVAVDEVTFDARGGEVLGVMGPNGAGKTTLFNVISGVQKPTAGEVLLGETRLTGRDVDAVAALGVTRTFQTPVMFWGLSVRESVEVALAALDAGGTYPPAAPRELIPCGLGVRESRRHDAALRERAGALLEQAGIAAMADRPTESLAFGEERLLELARALAVAPAVLLLDEPLSGLNPDEIEAVLASIRSARANGVAVLLVEHAVGELLAVADRVVVLDHGRKIAEGAPQAVAADPLVVDAYIGDELE, encoded by the coding sequence GTGAGCGCGGTCGTCGCCGGCGCCGCGGCGCTCGCGGTGCGCAACGTGACGGTGCGCTTCGGCGGTGTCGTCGCGGTCGACGAGGTGACGTTCGACGCGCGCGGTGGCGAGGTGCTCGGCGTGATGGGCCCCAACGGAGCCGGCAAGACGACGCTCTTCAACGTGATCAGCGGCGTGCAGAAGCCGACCGCCGGGGAAGTGCTGCTCGGCGAGACGCGGCTCACCGGGCGCGACGTCGACGCCGTCGCCGCGCTCGGCGTGACGCGCACGTTTCAAACGCCGGTGATGTTCTGGGGGCTCAGCGTGCGCGAGAGCGTCGAAGTGGCGCTGGCCGCGCTCGACGCCGGCGGAACGTATCCGCCGGCCGCGCCGCGCGAGCTGATCCCGTGCGGGCTCGGCGTTCGCGAAAGCCGCCGGCACGACGCGGCGCTGCGCGAGCGCGCCGGCGCCCTCCTCGAGCAAGCCGGGATCGCCGCGATGGCAGATCGCCCGACGGAGTCGCTCGCGTTCGGCGAAGAACGGCTGCTCGAGCTCGCGCGCGCGCTCGCGGTCGCACCCGCCGTGCTGCTCCTCGACGAGCCTCTCTCCGGTTTGAATCCCGACGAGATCGAGGCGGTGCTGGCGTCGATTCGCAGCGCGCGCGCGAACGGTGTCGCGGTGCTGCTCGTCGAGCACGCCGTCGGCGAGCTGCTCGCGGTCGCCGACCGCGTCGTCGTGCTCGACCACGGCCGCAAGATCGCCGAAGGCGCGCCGCAAGCCGTCGCGGCGGACCCGCTGGTGGTCGACGCGTACATCGGAGACGAGCTCGAATGA
- a CDS encoding 2-oxo acid dehydrogenase subunit E2, which translates to MADAARELTVLEAVREALAEEMARDERVIVLGEDVGVLGGVFRATEGLYARFGAARVVDMPMAETLIAGVAVGLAMRGLRPVAEIQFADFIHAAMDHLVGEAAKIRWRTGGDWSCPMVLRTAYGGGFRGGPYHSQSVEAYYAHAPGLKVVAPSTPADAKGLLLAAIRDPDPVLVLEHKRTYRAIRGHVPAGDYVVPIGRAEIARAGSDATVLAYGMMLHESLAAAESLAREGIDVEVVDLRTLLPLDRETILASLAKTRRLCVVHEDTLTMGLGAELCALAAEAGVLDVPPVRVTSPDIPGIPVDDNLEDAVLPNRTAIRDALVRLVSRERSRANPTAQRSYDPAIPQASSVVEISLPEEHTRLAVDALVEAARAYPRFNASFAWTGIVEHDEVVVDLDLGPTAPASGRGTITLVDYGPSGSDLAIPFVRPNQTAAVRIGAVRNGKAYVTCAVDHRAVDGADVGRFLAAFRDHVVLQ; encoded by the coding sequence ATGGCTGACGCGGCACGCGAGCTGACGGTGCTCGAGGCGGTGCGCGAGGCGCTCGCCGAGGAGATGGCGCGCGACGAGCGCGTGATCGTGCTCGGCGAAGACGTCGGCGTGCTCGGCGGCGTATTTCGCGCGACCGAAGGGTTGTACGCGCGGTTCGGGGCGGCGCGCGTCGTCGACATGCCGATGGCGGAGACGCTCATCGCGGGCGTGGCGGTGGGCCTGGCGATGCGCGGGCTGCGGCCGGTCGCTGAGATTCAGTTCGCCGACTTCATCCACGCCGCGATGGACCATCTGGTCGGCGAGGCCGCGAAGATTCGCTGGCGCACGGGCGGCGACTGGAGCTGCCCGATGGTGCTGCGAACGGCGTACGGCGGCGGCTTCCGCGGCGGCCCGTACCACTCGCAGAGCGTCGAAGCGTACTACGCACACGCGCCGGGCTTGAAGGTCGTCGCGCCGTCGACGCCCGCCGACGCGAAGGGCCTGCTGCTGGCGGCGATTCGCGATCCCGATCCGGTGCTCGTGCTCGAGCACAAGCGAACCTATCGCGCGATCCGCGGCCACGTTCCCGCCGGCGACTACGTCGTGCCGATCGGCCGCGCCGAAATCGCGCGCGCGGGTAGCGACGCAACGGTGCTGGCGTACGGGATGATGCTGCACGAGTCGCTCGCCGCGGCCGAGTCGCTCGCGCGCGAAGGGATCGACGTCGAGGTAGTCGATCTGCGCACGCTGCTCCCGCTCGACCGCGAGACGATCCTCGCCTCGCTCGCAAAGACGCGACGGCTGTGCGTCGTCCACGAGGACACGCTCACGATGGGCCTCGGCGCGGAGCTGTGTGCGCTCGCGGCGGAAGCCGGGGTTCTCGACGTCCCGCCGGTGCGCGTCACCTCACCGGACATCCCGGGGATCCCGGTCGACGACAACCTGGAAGACGCGGTGCTTCCCAACCGAACCGCGATTCGCGACGCGCTCGTGCGGCTCGTCTCGCGCGAACGTTCGCGCGCGAACCCCACCGCGCAGCGTTCGTACGATCCGGCGATTCCGCAAGCGTCGAGCGTCGTCGAGATTTCGCTCCCCGAAGAGCATACGCGGCTCGCCGTCGACGCGCTCGTCGAGGCCGCGCGAGCGTATCCGCGCTTCAACGCAAGCTTCGCCTGGACCGGCATCGTCGAGCACGACGAGGTCGTCGTCGACCTCGACCTCGGCCCGACCGCGCCGGCGAGCGGTCGCGGCACCATCACGCTCGTCGACTACGGGCCGTCGGGAAGCGATCTCGCGATCCCGTTCGTCCGCCCGAACCAAACCGCCGCGGTCCGCATCGGCGCGGTGCGCAACGGCAAAGCCTACGTCACCTGCGCCGTCGATCACCGCGCGGTCGACGGCGCCGACGTCGGCCGCTTCCTCGCCGCGTTTCGCGACCACGTCGTGCTCCAATGA
- a CDS encoding thiamine pyrophosphate-dependent dehydrogenase E1 component subunit alpha, translating to MWRLARAGRGHFAVPCSGHEAIGAGYALAMRPGVDWAAPHYRDLAAMLLLGMTAREAMLCYFSRPSDPNARGRQPYSHWGSRRLHVLSLQGPQPNHVSHGVGCAWGSQLLQDGSVTVIAFGDGGAQKGEAHESMNLAAVHKLPCVFVVERNGWTQSVKQSDQYATETLVARAAGYGIAGIAVDGADAEAVYAAVSEAFARARAGEGPTLIDAACVRFGPNTSNDDDSRYRDRAALEAQRARFDPLLRARTLVDAAWAAGVDEENAAAAEQAAAWAEAQPLGDPATALDHAYA from the coding sequence ATGTGGCGGCTCGCGCGCGCGGGCCGCGGGCACTTCGCGGTTCCGTGCAGCGGCCACGAAGCGATCGGCGCGGGATATGCGCTCGCGATGCGGCCCGGCGTCGACTGGGCCGCGCCGCACTACCGGGACCTGGCGGCAATGCTCCTGCTCGGAATGACGGCGCGCGAGGCGATGCTGTGCTACTTCTCGCGGCCCTCCGATCCGAACGCGCGCGGGCGGCAGCCGTACTCGCACTGGGGCTCGCGCAGGCTCCACGTGCTCTCGCTGCAAGGCCCGCAGCCGAACCACGTTTCGCACGGCGTCGGGTGCGCGTGGGGCTCGCAGCTGCTGCAGGACGGCAGCGTCACGGTGATCGCGTTCGGCGACGGCGGCGCGCAGAAAGGGGAAGCGCACGAGTCGATGAACCTGGCCGCGGTTCACAAGCTGCCGTGCGTCTTCGTCGTGGAGCGCAACGGCTGGACGCAGTCGGTGAAGCAGAGCGATCAGTACGCGACCGAGACGCTCGTCGCCCGCGCCGCGGGCTACGGGATCGCCGGGATCGCGGTCGACGGAGCGGACGCCGAAGCGGTCTACGCCGCGGTGAGCGAGGCGTTCGCGCGAGCGCGCGCGGGCGAGGGGCCGACGCTGATCGACGCGGCGTGCGTGCGCTTCGGCCCGAACACCTCGAACGACGACGACTCGCGTTACCGCGACCGCGCCGCGCTCGAGGCGCAGCGCGCGCGCTTCGATCCGCTGCTGCGCGCGCGCACGCTGGTCGACGCGGCGTGGGCGGCGGGCGTTGACGAAGAGAACGCCGCCGCCGCGGAGCAGGCCGCGGCGTGGGCGGAAGCGCAGCCGCTCGGCGACCCGGCGACCGCGCTGGATCACGCGTATGCCTGA
- a CDS encoding ABC transporter ATP-binding protein, whose product MAGTPVLDVENVSTIRGRVQILWDVSLTVQRGETVAIVGPNGAGKTTLVGSITGLIPPKSGRVRINGADVTGTPPDKLAARRVALCPERRGIFAPLTVRENLLLGAYARPAKRAELNADLADVFALFPPLVRYRDATAGSLSGGEQQMVAVGRALMAKPELLLLDEPSLGLAPKVRAEIFGVLARLAERGVTILLVEQNLRLAARICGRAYLMQRGRVVGTESSDELARSARTVYLETQG is encoded by the coding sequence ATGGCGGGCACACCCGTGCTTGACGTCGAGAACGTCTCGACGATTCGCGGGCGCGTGCAGATCTTGTGGGACGTCAGCTTGACGGTGCAGCGCGGCGAGACGGTCGCGATCGTCGGGCCGAACGGCGCCGGGAAGACGACGCTGGTCGGATCGATCACCGGGCTGATCCCCCCGAAGTCGGGGCGCGTGCGGATCAACGGCGCCGACGTGACGGGCACGCCGCCCGACAAGCTCGCCGCGCGCCGGGTCGCGCTCTGTCCCGAGCGGCGAGGCATCTTCGCGCCGCTCACCGTGCGCGAGAACCTGCTGCTGGGGGCGTACGCACGCCCCGCGAAGCGCGCCGAGCTCAACGCGGATCTCGCCGACGTCTTCGCGCTGTTTCCGCCGCTGGTGCGCTATCGCGACGCCACCGCCGGGTCGCTTTCCGGCGGCGAGCAGCAGATGGTCGCCGTCGGGCGCGCGCTGATGGCGAAGCCCGAGTTGCTTCTCCTGGACGAGCCGAGCCTCGGGCTGGCGCCCAAAGTGCGCGCCGAGATCTTCGGTGTGCTCGCGCGGCTGGCCGAGCGCGGCGTGACGATCCTGCTCGTCGAGCAGAACTTGCGGCTCGCGGCGCGCATCTGCGGGCGCGCGTATCTCATGCAGCGCGGCCGCGTCGTCGGGACCGAGTCCTCGGACGAGCTGGCGCGCTCGGCCCGCACCGTCTACTTGGAAACGCAGGGGTGA